Genomic segment of Danaus plexippus chromosome 5, MEX_DaPlex, whole genome shotgun sequence:
gAAACAAACGACGATCAAACAGtatttgagaaatataaaGGAATTACTCATATAATCCTCTCACAGACAGATGTGTCATCTCAAGCAAATCTCACCTTCGATATGACGCATTTTATGACCTTCTTCAAAGAGTCGTGGTCATGTCCGCAGACTTTTAGAAGCCTATAAATCTCTTTCTTTTGTTCGAGtaactgaaaattttcatttcattgctCTTATAGTTAAAAACATTTCCATCTATTTTAAACCTAACGATTCAATTAAATAGTTGTTTATCTGCGTGGGAAATTTTATTGGTTAGTCTGGGACAGTGAGAATAGCCAAcgattatatcattataataagattattttttattttgattataatatatatgtgatataCATTACCGGTTTAATGCCTTGTCCTATCATGTTCTTCAAATGCCCAACTTTACGGACAGCCTGGCCAGGGTCCTGCCCTATCAATGCGTACCCACACACCACCATCTGGTGGAGCGCCTTCTCCGCCAAACCTGATGTCTCATTCTGCTTCTTTGACAGACATGACTCCACCTTTAACGGTttgcaaaaattaatttcaattccaCTTATAACCTCAATTTTCTGCCCCTTTCTTACGATTGCTACCTGGTTTTCTCCATTGACCTTCATCATATCCAAAGCTTCTTGTATATGAGCCAGTTTGTCCTGGATGTGCTGCGTACCATTTTGCAGCAGTAATTTTATCTTTGTGAGCACCATATCCATGGACCTTTACGAAAACCAACTTTCATTCGGTATatacgatattttatatagttgtttaacatttaatcAACATTTGatgcttaaattaaaattcaagtaCGAAATACAGAAcgaaaaacttattttgacCTTGCTTTAAAGCAATTAAATCGCTATATTCAGTTTATTGCAGCTTTAAGTCCTTTTCGTGGCAATGGACATATTTTCTATTCGATATTTCgatagctttttaatttttgatttgttattattgacggtaaaattaaatatcttagcCGTTTCTTGTGTAGGCTATTATGAACTTTTCACACCTTTCAAGGTCAACCTGAAACTTCCTCTCGAGACTCTGAAGCAGGTCTTCACCAAGTTTGTGAGTTATTTCATCTTCAATAACTTCATCAACCGCTTCCTCTCCTGCTTTAAGACCATTCGCGGCTCGAACagcaaaaaatatcttaaatgaccgcaaataaatagttttattgatagACCACCAACACCCCTGAGCTTCTACATTGTACTGGTTTCTCAACAATAGTGTTATTATAAAGAGATGTTTGTATGACATCTTAGTCAGCACCTTGTTAACTTCTGTAGTTTTAGAGGAAATGACATCTGAAgtctttaaatcaaaaatttgtCATTTTTCCGTATTTGGGGCATAGGATCTGCAAAATTGGATGTTGGCCGAACA
This window contains:
- the LOC116769103 gene encoding uncharacterized protein LOC116769103 isoform X1; the encoded protein is MSYKNPLYVSFILIFFAVRAANGLKAGEEAVDEVIEDEITHKLGEDLLQSLERKFQVDLERSMDMVLTKIKLLLQNGTQHIQDKLAHIQEALDMMKVNGENQVESCLSKKQNETSGLAEKALHQMVVCGYALIGQDPGQAVRKVGHLKNMIGQGIKPLLEQKKEIYRLLKVCGHDHDSLKKVIKCVISKSPLIKSTMMEISGKLIDGVVDLTKLMAHGAMHEACLIEVIKTIEDEASELVKEIGKCAFGGSLQDVDNFISDNNATILDVSNKKDNVNGTRATEMQDLLRKMLRGEEEQREEIKKQFVNLKSEDTNVV
- the LOC116769103 gene encoding uncharacterized protein LOC116769103 isoform X2 codes for the protein MSYKNPLYVSFILIFFAVRAANGLKAGEEAVDEVIEDEITHKLGEDLLQSLERKFQVDLERSMDMVLTKIKLLLQNGTQHIQDKLAHIQEALDMMKVNGENQVESCLSKKQNETSGLAEKALHQMVVCGYALIGQDPGQAVRKVGHLKNMIGQGIKPKEIYRLLKVCGHDHDSLKKVIKCVISKSPLIKSTMMEISGKLIDGVVDLTKLMAHGAMHEACLIEVIKTIEDEASELVKEIGKCAFGGSLQDVDNFISDNNATILDVSNKKDNVNGTRATEMQDLLRKMLRGEEEQREEIKKQFVNLKSEDTNVV